The Polaromonas sp. SP1 DNA window GCTGCAGGCCTTCGCACACCGCATCCACGATGCCGCGGTAACCGGTGCAGCGGCACAGGTTGCCCGACAGCGCACAGCGCACGGCCTCAGGTTCGGCAGGCACACCTTCAGCCGCCATGGCCACGCCGCGCATCACCATGCCGGGCGTGCAGTAGCCGCACTGCAAGCCATGGTGTTTGCCAAAGGCCTGCTGCATTGGATGCAGCGGGCCATCGCCGGGCTGCAGGCCTTCAATCGTCAGAATCTGCGAACCATTGACCTGCGCCACCAGCAGGTTGCAGGACTTGGCGGCCGCACCATTGACCAGCACCGTGCAGGCGCCGCACTGGGCCGTGTCGCAGCCCTGGTGCGT harbors:
- a CDS encoding (2Fe-2S)-binding protein encodes the protein MVIPIRLEVNGKPAEAQLAPSTLLVDFLREDLGLTGTHQGCDTAQCGACTVLVNGAAAKSCNLLVAQVNGSQILTIEGLQPGDGPLHPMQQAFGKHHGLQCGYCTPGMVMRGVAMAAEGVPAEPEAVRCALSGNLCRCTGYRGIVDAVCEGLQQMRAQTQEVSP